The Choloepus didactylus isolate mChoDid1 chromosome 13, mChoDid1.pri, whole genome shotgun sequence genome contains a region encoding:
- the LOC119507834 gene encoding cAMP-regulated phosphoprotein 19-like, translating into MEGKVTSPEKAEEAKLKARYPHLGQKAGGSDFLRKRLQKGQKYFDSGDYNMAKAKMKNKQLPAAAPDKTEVTGDHIPTPQDLPQRKPSLVASKLAG; encoded by the coding sequence atggAAGGTAAAGTGACTAGTCCAGAGAAAGCTgaagaagcaaaattaaaagCAAGGTATCCTCATCTGGGACAAAAGGCTGGAGGTTCAGATTTCTTAAGAAAACGGTTACAGAAAGggcaaaaatattttgattctgGGGATTACAACATGGCTAAAGCGAAAATGAAGAACAAGCAACTTCCTGCTGCAGCCCCGGATAAGACGGAGGTCACTGGTGACCACATTCCCACTCCACAGGACCTTCCTCAACGGAAACCATCCCTTGTTGCTAGCAAGCTGGCTGGCTGA